Below is a genomic region from Enterobacter hormaechei subsp. xiangfangensis.
GGTGTGGCTGAAAAAGCAGGGCATGCTGCGCCGTAGCGCGTAATGCTCTGTAAATAGCCCGGTGGCGCTGCGCTTACCGGGCCTACTGAACCCGTAGGGCGGGTTAGCGAAGCGCCACCCGCCACTTAAGTTTCTCAACAGGTATCCACCGTGCTCAATAAACTCTCTCGTCTGCTGGAACAGGCAGGTATTTCGCTCACCGATCACCAGAAAAATCAGCTGGTGGCCTATGTCGATATGCTGAACAAATGGAATAAAGCGTACAACCTCACCTCCGTACGCGATCCCAACGAGATGCTGATTCGCCATATTCTCGATAGCATCGTCGTGGCGCCGTATCTGAACGGTGAACGTTTTATCGATGTGGGCACCGGTCCGGGCTTGCCGGGCGTTCCGTTGTCTATTGTTCGACCGGAGAGTCATTTCACGCTGCTGGACAGCCTGGGCAAGCGCGTACGCTTTTTACGCCAGGTTCAGCATGAGCTGAAGCTGGAAAACATTACGCCCGTACAGAGCAGGGTAGAGGAGTTCCCGGCAGAGCCACCGTTTGACGGTGTTATCAGCCGCGCGTTTGCCTCACTCAATGACATGGTGAGCTGGTGCAAACACCTGCCAGCGGAGAAGGGGCGTTTTTATGCTCTGAAAGGGCAACTTCCGGGGGACGAAATCGAGCAGCTTCCGGACGGTTTTGTTGTCGAATCCATTGAGAAACTCCAGATCCCTCAGCTCGAAGGTGAGCGTCATCTGGTGATAATTAAGCCAAACACTTTTTAAAAAATTAATAAAAAATGTGGAATTTGTGCTGTTCTGATCGTGTTAAAAAGCAGCACATTCAGTCTGATTTGGTCGTCGTTAATTTAACCTTGTTGTTACCATGTATTTTCTTATGGTTAACCTGACGTGATTCGTTCACTCAGAGGATAGTCAACCATGAAATTATCAGTCTGCTAAAAGTGGGTAAAAGCAACAAGAATGGAATGTTAAATATTTATTAAGAATGTCAATAAAAGGTTTTTGTTGTATACGGCTCTGTTTTAAAAATAGTTGCGGTTTTTTTGCTTTAATTTCATACAGATGAAATTAATCGTTTTACGTCTTTGATAAATACCACTTTATCGCAAATGTGTATTTTGTGATCTCGTGCACGCTTTATCACCAACGTTTCCGCGCTGTTTGCAGTTTTGCCTGAAGGTCAACGCTTAGGTCAAAAGTTGAAAAATAGGACTGGGGAAAAATATTTAAACATTTATTCACCTTTTCGCTACTTAATGTTTGAAATCACGGGTACGCACCGTATAATTTGACCGCTTTTTGATGCTTGACTCTGAGCCTTAAAGGACGTTTTATACGACACGCGGCATACCTCGAAGGGAGCAGGAGTAAAAACGTGATGTCTGTGTCGCTCTTGAGTAGAAACGTTGCTCGTAAGCTTCTGTTCATTCAGTTTCTGGCTGTGATAGCAAGTGGACTGCTGTTTAGCCTCAAAGACCCCTTCTGGGGCATCTCCGCCGCGTGCGGAGGTTTGGCGGTGGTTCTGCCAAACGTGTTGTTTATGATTTTTGCCTGGCGTCATCAGGCGCATACACCTGCCAAAGGCCGCGTGGCCTGGTCCTTCGCTCTCGGCGAAGTGTGTAAGGTGTTGCTGACCTTTGCTCTACTGGTGATGGCGCTGGCGGTTTTGAAAGTGGTATTCATGCCGCTGATAGCAACGTGGGTTTTGGTGCTGGTGGTACAAGTTCTGGCTCCAGCTGTAATCAATAACAAAGGGTAAAAGGCATCATGGCTTCAGAAAATATGACGCCGCAGGATTACATAGGTCACCATCTGAATAACCTTCAGCTGGACCTGCGTACATTCTCGCTGGTGGATCCACATAACCCCCCGGCCACCTTCTGGACGATCAACATCGACTCCATGTTCTTCTCGGTGGTTTTGGGTCTTCTGTTCCTGGCCATGTTCCGTAGCGTTGCTAAAAAGGCGACCAGCGGTGTTCCAGGGAAATTCCAGACGTTCATCGAGATGATCATCGGCTTCGTCCATGGCAGCGTGAAAGACATGTACCATGGTAAGAGCAAACTGATTGCTCCGCTGGCCCTGACCGTGTTCGTTTGGGTCTTCCTGATGAACCTGATGGACCTCCTGCCTATCGATTTCTTACCTTGGATCGGTGAGCACGTACTCGGCCTGCCTGCACTGCGCGTGGTTCCGTCTGCCGACGTGAACATCACCCTGTCGATGGCGCTGGGCGTATTTATCCTCATTCTGTTCTACAGCATCAAAATGAAAGGCGTAAGCGGCTTTGTGAAAGAGCTTACCTTGCAGCCGTTCAACCACTGGGCGTTTATTCCGGTCAACCTGATTCTGGAAGGCGTTAGCCTGCTGTCCAAACCTGTTTCACTGGGTCTGCGACTGTTCGGCAACATGTATGCGGGTGAGCTGATTTTCATTCTGATCGCGGGTCTTCTGCCGTGGTGGTCACAGTGGATTCTGAATGTGCCATGGGCCATTTTCCACATCCTGATCATTACGCTGCAAGCCTTTATCTTCATGGTTCTGACGATCGTCTATCTGTCGATGGCGTCTGAAGAGCACTGATTTTTTACCAACACTACTACGTTTTAATTGAAACAAACTGGAGACTGTCATGGAAAACCTGAATATGGATCTGCTGTACATGGCTGCCGCTGTGATGATGGGTCTGGCGGCTATCGGTGCTGCGATCGGTATCGGCATCCTCGGGGGCAAATTCCTGGAAGGCGCAGCGCGTCAACCTGATCTGATTCCTCTGCTGCGTACTCAGTTCTTTATCGTTATGGGTCTGGTGGATGCAATCCCAATGATCGCTGTAGGTCTGGGTCTGTACGTGATGTTTGCTGTCGCGTAGTAGTTGTTTTAAAACCCCAAGCCACAGAAATTTAAGAGGTATTGTGCTGTGAACATGAACGCAACAATCCTCGGCCAGGCCATCGCGTTTATTCTCTTTGTCTGGTTCTGCATGAAGTATGTATGGCCGCCTTTAATGGCTGCCATCGAAAAACGTCAGAAAGAAATTGCTGACGGTCTGGCTTCCGCAGAACGCGCTAAGAAAGATTTGGACCTTGCACAGGCCAACGCGACAGACCAGCTGAAAAAAGCGAAAGCTGAAGCTCAGGTAATCATTGAACAGGCTAACAAACGCCGTTCTCAGATCCTGGACGAAGCCAAAGCTGAAGCAGAACAGGAACGTACTAAGATCGTGACACAGGCTCAGGCTGAAATTGAAGCTGAGCGTAAACGTGCTCGTGAAGAACTGCGTAAGCAGGTTGCGATTCTGGCTGTTGCTGGCGCCGAGAAGATCATCGAACGTTCCGTGGATGAAGCTGCTAACAGCGACATCGTGGACAAACTTGTCGCTGAACTGTAAGGAGGGAGGGGCTGATGTCTGAATTTGTTACGGTAGCTCGCCCCTACGCCAAAGCAGCTTTTGACTTTGCTGTCGAACACCAAAATGTCGATCGCTGGCAGAATATGCTGGCGTTTGCCGCTGAGGTGACGAAAAACGAACAAATGGCCGAGTTGCTTTCTGGTGCGTTAGCGCCTGAAACCCTCGCCGCGTCGTTTATCGCCGTGTGCGGAGAGCAACTGGATGCCAACGGCCAGAACCTGATTAAGGTGATGGCGGAAAATGGTCGTCTCCGTGTGCTCCCGGATGTTCTCGAGCAGTTTGAGCACTTACGTGCCCTTAGTGAAGCTACCGCTGAAGTTGAAGTAACTTCCGCGACTGAACTGAGTGACGAACAGCTTGCGAAAATCACCGCCGCGATGGAAAAACGTCTGTCACGCAAAGTTAAGCTGAATTGCAAAATCGATAAGTCTGTAATGGCAGGCGTAATCATCCGCTCGGGTGATATGGTCATTGATGGCAGCGTACGCGGCCGTCTTGAGCGCCTTGCAGACGTCTTGCAGTCTTAAGGGGACTGGAGCATGCAACTGAATTCCACCGAAATCAGCGAACTGATCAAGCAGCGCATTGCTCAGTTCAATGTTGTGAGTGAAGCTCACAACGAAGGTACTATTGTTTCTGTAAGTGACGGTGTTATCCGCATCCACGGCCTGGCCGATTGTATGCAGGGTGAGATGATTTCCCTGCCGGGTAACCGTTACGCTATCGCACTGAACCTGGAGCGCGACTCCGTAGGTGCCGTTGTGATGGGTCCATACGCTGACCTCGCCGAAGGCATGAAGGTTAAGTGTACTGGCCGTATTCTTGAAGTGCCGGTTGGCCGTGGCCTGCTGGGTCGCGTTGTTAACACCCTGGGTGCGCCAATCGACGGTAAAGGTCCGGTTGAGCACGATGGCTTCTCCCCAATCGAAGTTATCGCACCAGGCGTTATCGACCGTCAGTCAGTTGATCAGCCAGTACAGACGGGTTATAAGTCCGTTGATGCCATGATCCCAATCGGTCGTGGTCAGCGTGAACTGATCATCGGTGACCGTCAGACCGGTAAAACCGCGATGGCAATCGACGCCATCATCAACCAGCGTGACTCCGGCATCAAATGTGTGTACGTGGCTATCGGCCAGAAAGCGTCCACCATTTCCAACGTGGTTCGTAAACTGGAAGAGCACGGCGCACTGTCTAACACCATCGTTGTGGTAGCAACCGCGTCTGAATCTGCTGCACTGCAATACCTGGCACCATACGCCGGTTGCGCAATGGGCGAATACTTCCGTGACCGCGGTGAAGATGCGCTGATCGTATACGATGACCTGTCTAAACAGGCTGTTGCTTATCGTCAGGTTTCCCTGCTGCTCCGTCGTCCACCAGGACGTGAAGCATTCCCAGGCGACGTATTCTACCTCCACTCTCGTCTGCTGGAGCGTGCTTCCCGCGTTAACGCGGAATACGTCGAGAACTTCACCAAAGGTGAAGTGAAGGGTAAAACAGGTTCTCTGACCGCTCTGCCGATCATTGAAACCCAGGCGGGTGACGTTTCTGCGTTCGTTCCGACCAACGTAATCTCCATTACCGATGGTCAGATCTTCCTGGAAACCAACCTGTTTAACTCCGGTATTCGTCCGGCGGTTAACCCGGGTATCTCCGTATCCCGTGTGGGTGGTGCTGCTCAGACCAAGATCATCAAGAAACTGTCCGGTGGTATCCGTACCGCGCTGGCACAGTATCGTGAACTGGCTGCGTTCTCTCAGTTCGCATCCGATCTGGACGAAGCAACCCGTAAACAGCTGAGCCACGGTCAGAAAGTGACCGAGCTGCTGAAGCAGAAACAGTACGCGCCAATGTCGGTTGCTCAGCAGGGCCTGGTACTGTTCGCGGCTGAACGCGGTTACCTCGAAGATGTGGAACTGGCGAAAATCGGTAGCTTCGAAGCCGCTCTGCTGGCTTACGTCGACCGTGATCACGCTCCGCTGATGCAAGAGATCAACCAGACCGGTGGCTATAACGACGAAATCGAAGGCAAGCTGAAAGCTATCCTCGATTCCTTCAAAGCAACCCAATCCTGGTAATCGTCCGGCGGCTTGTCTCAGGACAAGCCGTCTGGCATTGAGGAGAAGCTCATGGCCGGCGCAAAAGAGATACGTAGTAAGATCGCAAGCGTCCAGAACACGCAAAAGATCACTAAAGCGATGGAGATGGTCGCCGCTTCCAAAATGCGTAAATCGCAGGATCGCATGGCGGCCAGCCGTCCTTATGCAGAGACCATGCGCAAAGTGATTGGTCACCTTGCAAACGGTAATCTGGAATATAAGCACCCTTACCTGGAAGAACGCGACGTTAAGCGCGTGGGCTACCTGGTGGTGTCGACTGACCGTGGTCTGTGTGGCGGCTTGAACATTAACCTGTTCAAAAAACTGCTGGCGGATATGAAAGGCTGGTCCGATAAAGGCGTTCAGTGCGATCTGGCACTGATTGGCTCTAAAGGCGTCTCTTTCTTTAACTCCGTTGGTGGCAACATTGTCGCTCAGGTGACCGGTATGGGTGATAACCCGTCCCTGTCCGAACTGATCGGCCCGGTTAAAGTGATGTTGCAGGCCTACGATGAAGGCCGTCTGGACAGACTGTACGTTGTCAGCAACAAATTTATTAACACCATGTCTCAGGTGCCTACGCTCACTCAGATGCTGCCGTTACCGGCATCAGAAGATGACGAGCTGAAACAGAAAGCCTGGGATTACCTGTATGAACCCGATCCGAAACCGCTGCTGGATACCCTGCTGCGTCGTTACGTTGAATCTCAGGTTTATCAGGGCGTTGTAGAAAACCTGGCCAGCGAGCAGGCCGCACGAATGGTGGCGATGAAAGCCGCGACCGATAATGGCGGCAGCCTGATTAAAGAGCTGCAGTTGGTTTACAACAAAGCTCGTCAGGCCAGCATTACTCAGGAACTCACCGAGATCGTCTCGGGGGCCGCCGCGGTTTAACCAGGTTTACGAATTACGTAGAGGATTCAAGATGGCTACTGGAAAGATTGTCCAGGTAATCGGCGCCGTGGTGGACGTCGAGTTCCCTCAGGACGCCGTACCACGCGTGTACGACGCGCTTGAGGTACAGAATGGTAACGAGAGCCTGGTGCTGGAAGTTCAGCAGCAGCTCGGCGGCGGTATCGTGCGTACCATCGCCATGGGTTCTTCCGACGGTCTGCGTCGTGGTCTGGAAGTAAAAGACCTTGAGCACCCGATCGAAGTCCCGGTAGGTAAAGCAACACTGGGTCGTATCATGAACGTATTGGGTCAACCAATCGACATGAAAGGCGACATCGGTGAAGAAGAGCGTTGGGCTATCCACCGCGCGGCACCTTCCTACGAAGAGCTGTCCAGCTCTCAGGAACTGCTGGAAACCGGCATCAAAGTTATCGACCTGATGTGCCCGTTCGCGAAGGGCGGTAAAGTTGGTCTGTTCGGTGGTGCGGGTGTAGGTAAAACCGTAAACATGATGGAGCTGATCCGTAACATCGCGATCGAGCACTCCGGTTACTCCGTGTTTGCGGGTGTTGGTGAACGTACTCGTGAGGGTAACGACTTCTACCATGAAATGACCGACTCCAACGTTCTGGACAAAGTTTCCCTGGTTTACGGCCAGATGAACGAGCCACCAGGAAACCGTCTGCGCGTTGCGCTGACTGGCCTGACGATGGCTGAGAAGTTCCGTGACGAAGGCCGTGACGTTCTGCTGTTCGTTGATAACATCTACCGTTACACCCTGGCCGGTACTGAAGTATCTGCACTGCTGGGTCGTATGCCTTCAGCGGTAGGTTATCAGCCTACGCTTGCGGAAGAGATGGGTGTTCTTCAGGAACGTATCACCTCTACCAAAACTGGTTCTATCACCTCCGTTCAGGCGGTATACGTACCTGCGGATGACTTGACTGACCCATCTCCAGCCACCACCTTTGCTCACTTAGATGCAACCGTGGTTCTGAGCCGTCAGATCGCGTCTCTGGGTATCTACCCGGCCGTTGACCCGCTGGACTCCACCAGCCGTCAGCTGGATCCACTGGTTGTTGGCCAGGAGCACTACGACACCGCGCGTGGCGTACAGTCCCTGCTGCAACGTTATCAGGAACTGAAAGACATCATCGCCATCCTGGGTATGGATGAACTGTCTGAAGAAGACAAACTGGTGGTAGCACGTGCGCGTAAGATCCAGCGCTTCCTGTCCCAGCCGTTCTTCGTTGCGGAAGTATTCACCGGTTCTCCAGGTAAATACGTTTCCCTGAAAGACACCATCCGTGGCTTTAAAGGCATCATGGAAGGCGAATACGATCACCTGCCAGAGCAGGCGTTCTACATGGTTGGTTCCATCGAAGAAGCCGTGGAAAAAGCCAAAAAACTTTAACGCCTTAATCGGAGGGTGATATGGCAATGACTTACCACCTGGACGTCGTCAGCGCAGAGCAACAAATGTTCTCTGGTCTGGTCGAGAAAATCCAGGTAACGGGTAGTGAAGGTGAACTGGGTATTTTCCCGGGTCACGCACCGCTGCTCACCGCCATTAAGCCTGGTATGATCCGCATCGTTAAACAGTTCGGTCATGAAGAGTTTATCTATCTGTCCGGCGGCATTCTTGAAGTGCAGCCAGGCAGTGTGACCGTTCTGGCCGATACCGCTATTCGTGGCCAGGATCTCGACGAAGCGCGAGCCCTGGAATCGAAGCGTAAGGCTGAAGAGCACATTAACAGCTCTCATGGTGACGTGGATTACGCTCAGGCGTCTGCGGAGCTGGCCAAAGCGATCGCGAAACTGCGCGTTATCGAGTTGACCAAAAAAGCGATGTAACACCGGCTTGAAAAGCACAAAAGCCAGTCTGGATCCCAGGCTGGCTTTTTTTTTCGGCCTTAATTCATGATGAAAAAGATGTAGAATTTTAAGCATCAAACGTTTTTACTTCTCACACAAACTACCGTCAGGATGCGTATGTTAAACAGTGCGATGAGCGTGGTGATCCTTGCCGCAGGCAAAGGTACCCGCATGTATTCCGATCTGCCTAAAGTGCTCCACACGCTGGCAGGAAAGCCA
It encodes:
- the atpF gene encoding F0F1 ATP synthase subunit B, whose product is MNMNATILGQAIAFILFVWFCMKYVWPPLMAAIEKRQKEIADGLASAERAKKDLDLAQANATDQLKKAKAEAQVIIEQANKRRSQILDEAKAEAEQERTKIVTQAQAEIEAERKRAREELRKQVAILAVAGAEKIIERSVDEAANSDIVDKLVAEL
- the atpH gene encoding F0F1 ATP synthase subunit delta encodes the protein MSEFVTVARPYAKAAFDFAVEHQNVDRWQNMLAFAAEVTKNEQMAELLSGALAPETLAASFIAVCGEQLDANGQNLIKVMAENGRLRVLPDVLEQFEHLRALSEATAEVEVTSATELSDEQLAKITAAMEKRLSRKVKLNCKIDKSVMAGVIIRSGDMVIDGSVRGRLERLADVLQS
- the atpI gene encoding F0F1 ATP synthase subunit I is translated as MSVSLLSRNVARKLLFIQFLAVIASGLLFSLKDPFWGISAACGGLAVVLPNVLFMIFAWRHQAHTPAKGRVAWSFALGEVCKVLLTFALLVMALAVLKVVFMPLIATWVLVLVVQVLAPAVINNKG
- the atpA gene encoding F0F1 ATP synthase subunit alpha, which gives rise to MQLNSTEISELIKQRIAQFNVVSEAHNEGTIVSVSDGVIRIHGLADCMQGEMISLPGNRYAIALNLERDSVGAVVMGPYADLAEGMKVKCTGRILEVPVGRGLLGRVVNTLGAPIDGKGPVEHDGFSPIEVIAPGVIDRQSVDQPVQTGYKSVDAMIPIGRGQRELIIGDRQTGKTAMAIDAIINQRDSGIKCVYVAIGQKASTISNVVRKLEEHGALSNTIVVVATASESAALQYLAPYAGCAMGEYFRDRGEDALIVYDDLSKQAVAYRQVSLLLRRPPGREAFPGDVFYLHSRLLERASRVNAEYVENFTKGEVKGKTGSLTALPIIETQAGDVSAFVPTNVISITDGQIFLETNLFNSGIRPAVNPGISVSRVGGAAQTKIIKKLSGGIRTALAQYRELAAFSQFASDLDEATRKQLSHGQKVTELLKQKQYAPMSVAQQGLVLFAAERGYLEDVELAKIGSFEAALLAYVDRDHAPLMQEINQTGGYNDEIEGKLKAILDSFKATQSW
- the atpD gene encoding F0F1 ATP synthase subunit beta, which encodes MATGKIVQVIGAVVDVEFPQDAVPRVYDALEVQNGNESLVLEVQQQLGGGIVRTIAMGSSDGLRRGLEVKDLEHPIEVPVGKATLGRIMNVLGQPIDMKGDIGEEERWAIHRAAPSYEELSSSQELLETGIKVIDLMCPFAKGGKVGLFGGAGVGKTVNMMELIRNIAIEHSGYSVFAGVGERTREGNDFYHEMTDSNVLDKVSLVYGQMNEPPGNRLRVALTGLTMAEKFRDEGRDVLLFVDNIYRYTLAGTEVSALLGRMPSAVGYQPTLAEEMGVLQERITSTKTGSITSVQAVYVPADDLTDPSPATTFAHLDATVVLSRQIASLGIYPAVDPLDSTSRQLDPLVVGQEHYDTARGVQSLLQRYQELKDIIAILGMDELSEEDKLVVARARKIQRFLSQPFFVAEVFTGSPGKYVSLKDTIRGFKGIMEGEYDHLPEQAFYMVGSIEEAVEKAKKL
- the rsmG gene encoding 16S rRNA (guanine(527)-N(7))-methyltransferase RsmG yields the protein MLNKLSRLLEQAGISLTDHQKNQLVAYVDMLNKWNKAYNLTSVRDPNEMLIRHILDSIVVAPYLNGERFIDVGTGPGLPGVPLSIVRPESHFTLLDSLGKRVRFLRQVQHELKLENITPVQSRVEEFPAEPPFDGVISRAFASLNDMVSWCKHLPAEKGRFYALKGQLPGDEIEQLPDGFVVESIEKLQIPQLEGERHLVIIKPNTF
- the atpB gene encoding F0F1 ATP synthase subunit A, with translation MASENMTPQDYIGHHLNNLQLDLRTFSLVDPHNPPATFWTINIDSMFFSVVLGLLFLAMFRSVAKKATSGVPGKFQTFIEMIIGFVHGSVKDMYHGKSKLIAPLALTVFVWVFLMNLMDLLPIDFLPWIGEHVLGLPALRVVPSADVNITLSMALGVFILILFYSIKMKGVSGFVKELTLQPFNHWAFIPVNLILEGVSLLSKPVSLGLRLFGNMYAGELIFILIAGLLPWWSQWILNVPWAIFHILIITLQAFIFMVLTIVYLSMASEEH
- the atpG gene encoding F0F1 ATP synthase subunit gamma; the encoded protein is MAGAKEIRSKIASVQNTQKITKAMEMVAASKMRKSQDRMAASRPYAETMRKVIGHLANGNLEYKHPYLEERDVKRVGYLVVSTDRGLCGGLNINLFKKLLADMKGWSDKGVQCDLALIGSKGVSFFNSVGGNIVAQVTGMGDNPSLSELIGPVKVMLQAYDEGRLDRLYVVSNKFINTMSQVPTLTQMLPLPASEDDELKQKAWDYLYEPDPKPLLDTLLRRYVESQVYQGVVENLASEQAARMVAMKAATDNGGSLIKELQLVYNKARQASITQELTEIVSGAAAV
- the atpE gene encoding F0F1 ATP synthase subunit C, which produces MENLNMDLLYMAAAVMMGLAAIGAAIGIGILGGKFLEGAARQPDLIPLLRTQFFIVMGLVDAIPMIAVGLGLYVMFAVA
- a CDS encoding F0F1 ATP synthase subunit epsilon codes for the protein MAMTYHLDVVSAEQQMFSGLVEKIQVTGSEGELGIFPGHAPLLTAIKPGMIRIVKQFGHEEFIYLSGGILEVQPGSVTVLADTAIRGQDLDEARALESKRKAEEHINSSHGDVDYAQASAELAKAIAKLRVIELTKKAM